A stretch of Alkalicella caledoniensis DNA encodes these proteins:
- a CDS encoding nuclear transport factor 2 family protein: MKDINNDKMAIAKLLEIMQEGYTKRAVEDIDEYTEKLFVKSDEMIILGTSCGEWCLGYEDSKMLIENDWKYWGNVIIDRENLELTTKGDIAWFSTLGSVEKDFSLSDKTYDNFVNYAKEYLYEERCWLGEISDETRLTTIAWELTHLLTGQGKKYRWEIRLSGLAIKEEDGWKFTQLQFSFPTTLRYPDERIWDDNFYDRSHQHGFGKLREYNSTKDVEQSGEVRGVLNNFSNEFLSKELTSEQLVDKYFSKEQDIRVLGTDTDKYNGHDQVIQSVQNYKTQWDELKIGVEEAIVSVCGDTAWVITQGEANVTITRKDAIRMEIEKSKEILESDLLPSKEKLLRINRNVITMLNEASKGENNIWSIRFDAVLLKENNTWVIHTMQFSYPANIILEGKTDAATLIG, from the coding sequence ATGAAAGATATTAACAATGATAAAATGGCTATAGCTAAGTTGCTGGAGATAATGCAAGAGGGATATACAAAAAGAGCAGTGGAAGATATCGACGAGTATACAGAGAAACTATTTGTTAAAAGTGATGAAATGATTATCCTTGGTACTAGCTGTGGGGAATGGTGCTTAGGTTATGAGGACAGTAAGATGTTAATTGAAAATGACTGGAAGTATTGGGGCAATGTGATCATAGATAGGGAAAATTTAGAACTAACAACTAAGGGGGACATAGCGTGGTTTAGCACCCTAGGAAGTGTGGAGAAAGACTTTAGTCTTTCTGATAAAACATACGATAATTTTGTAAACTACGCTAAGGAATATTTATATGAAGAGAGATGCTGGCTTGGAGAGATTTCTGACGAAACCAGGCTTACTACTATAGCGTGGGAGCTAACCCATCTTCTAACAGGACAAGGGAAAAAATATAGATGGGAAATTAGGCTTTCGGGATTAGCTATAAAAGAAGAAGATGGATGGAAATTTACTCAGCTGCAATTCTCCTTTCCCACTACTTTAAGATATCCTGATGAAAGAATTTGGGACGATAACTTCTATGATAGATCCCATCAACATGGATTTGGCAAGCTAAGGGAATATAACAGCACTAAAGATGTAGAACAATCAGGTGAGGTTAGGGGCGTATTAAATAACTTCTCAAATGAATTCCTAAGCAAGGAACTAACCTCTGAGCAACTAGTTGATAAGTATTTCTCAAAAGAACAAGATATTAGGGTGCTAGGGACAGATACTGATAAGTACAATGGCCATGACCAAGTAATCCAATCAGTGCAAAACTACAAGACCCAGTGGGATGAGTTGAAAATAGGTGTAGAAGAGGCCATTGTATCAGTGTGCGGTGATACTGCATGGGTGATTACACAAGGGGAAGCCAATGTTACTATTACCCGCAAAGACGCAATCCGTATGGAAATAGAAAAATCTAAAGAGATTCTTGAATCAGATCTACTACCTTCTAAGGAAAAGCTTCTTAGAATCAACAGGAATGTTATCACTATGTTGAACGAAGCATCTAAGGGAGAAAATAACATATGGTCCATTAGATTTGACGCTGTGCTTCTAAAGGAAAACAATACTTGGGTTATTCACACCATGCAATTTTCTTATCCAGCTAATATAATCTTAGAGGGTAAGACAGATGCAGCGACTTTGATTGGGTAG
- a CDS encoding ABC transporter ATP-binding protein: MIVKMENLVKRYGDLIALDHLNLEIKEGEIFGLLGPNGSGKTTAINCLLSLLKYDKGSIEIFDKEMTPTSYDVKNNIGVVMQDVAVFDELTVYENIDYFCGLYVTDKKKRKELVEQAIEFVALQEFVKFYPPKLSGGLLRRLNIACGIAHKPKLVILDEPTVAVDPQSRNNILEGIKKLNEQGATIIYTSHYMEEIEQLCSRLAILDKGKVIASGTKDEVKGMISLGEKIVVQTFNLTENHLDKIREIPNVFDVDLKENTLIIRQKNGASNLVNIMNFIAENDISYGKIYSELPTLNDVFLEITGKELRD, encoded by the coding sequence ATGATAGTAAAAATGGAAAATCTAGTTAAAAGATATGGTGATTTAATCGCTTTAGATCATCTAAACCTTGAAATTAAAGAAGGAGAAATTTTTGGTCTTTTAGGTCCAAACGGGTCTGGAAAAACCACGGCTATAAATTGCCTTCTTTCACTTTTGAAATATGATAAAGGAAGCATTGAAATCTTCGATAAAGAGATGACTCCCACATCCTACGATGTAAAGAATAACATAGGTGTTGTCATGCAAGATGTGGCGGTTTTCGATGAACTCACTGTGTATGAGAACATAGATTATTTCTGTGGTCTTTATGTCACTGATAAGAAAAAACGTAAAGAACTAGTGGAGCAAGCCATAGAATTTGTTGCTTTACAAGAGTTCGTTAAGTTTTATCCTCCAAAGTTAAGTGGCGGCCTTTTAAGAAGGCTTAACATTGCCTGTGGGATTGCTCATAAGCCAAAGCTTGTTATATTAGATGAGCCCACGGTGGCAGTTGACCCACAAAGTAGAAATAACATTTTAGAAGGTATCAAAAAACTAAACGAGCAGGGGGCTACAATTATTTATACCTCCCACTACATGGAGGAAATCGAACAGCTTTGTTCAAGGCTTGCTATTTTAGATAAAGGAAAGGTTATTGCATCGGGGACTAAGGATGAAGTTAAGGGAATGATTTCCCTAGGTGAAAAGATTGTGGTACAAACATTTAACTTAACAGAGAATCATTTAGATAAAATCCGGGAAATACCTAATGTTTTTGATGTTGATTTAAAAGAAAACACCTTGATAATTAGACAAAAAAATGGTGCTTCAAACCTTGTAAACATAATGAATTTTATTGCTGAAAATGATATTAGTTATGGTAAAATTTACTCTGAGTTACCTACCCTAAATGATGTGTTCCTTGAAATAACAGGGAAAGAATTAAGAGATTAA
- a CDS encoding ABC transporter ATP-binding protein codes for MEKCVIETTQLTKQFGKTTVVNNLSICINEGDIFGFLGPNGAGKTTTIRMLVGLIAPTSGSAKILGKDIQADFVNAIQDVGAIVENPELYPFYTGRQNLIHFAKLSGDVDKERIEEVIKLVRLENRIDTKVKTYSLGMRQRLGLAQALLNKPKVLILDEPTNGLDPQGMKEIRQIIGHLADTEKITIFISSHLLHEIEQLCNKVAIVSNGKLIVQGDVKSLLTKEYQEVTIEVSDSDKAKHILKALPYIQDVVVDENKITVKYSGDSVAQINKALVLADVDVTHLAASNGNLEDYFLELTGGEVIA; via the coding sequence TTGGAAAAATGCGTTATAGAAACCACACAACTGACTAAACAATTCGGCAAAACAACAGTTGTAAACAATCTCAGTATATGTATAAACGAAGGGGATATATTTGGCTTTTTAGGCCCAAACGGTGCTGGTAAAACAACAACCATCAGAATGCTTGTAGGCCTTATTGCGCCTACATCAGGCAGTGCCAAAATATTAGGTAAGGACATCCAAGCAGATTTCGTAAACGCCATACAAGATGTTGGAGCTATAGTAGAAAATCCTGAGCTTTACCCTTTCTATACTGGTAGACAAAACCTAATCCATTTTGCTAAATTATCAGGTGATGTGGATAAAGAAAGAATTGAAGAAGTTATCAAACTAGTACGATTGGAAAACAGAATCGATACAAAAGTAAAAACATACTCCCTGGGTATGAGACAAAGGCTAGGATTAGCCCAAGCCCTTTTAAATAAACCAAAGGTTTTAATTCTTGATGAACCCACCAATGGCTTAGACCCCCAAGGGATGAAAGAAATCCGCCAGATCATTGGCCACCTAGCGGACACAGAAAAAATAACCATATTTATATCAAGTCATTTATTACATGAAATTGAACAACTGTGCAACAAAGTTGCCATAGTCTCAAATGGCAAGCTTATTGTACAGGGTGATGTAAAATCTTTACTAACTAAGGAATACCAAGAAGTTACCATAGAGGTTAGTGATAGTGATAAAGCTAAACATATACTTAAAGCCTTACCGTATATACAAGATGTAGTTGTTGATGAAAACAAGATAACTGTAAAATACAGCGGTGATTCAGTGGCACAGATAAACAAAGCCTTAGTACTGGCAGATGTTGATGTAACACATTTAGCAGCTAGTAATGGAAACCTAGAAGACTACTTCCTAGAACTAACTGGAGGTGAGGTAATTGCCTAA
- the brnQ gene encoding branched-chain amino acid transport system II carrier protein, translated as MTQKRKDVLVVGFALFAMFFGAGNLIFPPALGQGAGVQLVPAVLGFLLTGVGLPLLGIIAVSKSGGGLESLASKTNKKFGKFLTCAAILTLGPLVAIPRTSATTYEMAIVPFFPNFNPILFSAIYFIIVLVFVLRPSSLIDNIGKVLTPILLLTMITIITKGVFQPQGMLTTTGINSPFSNGFSEGYQTMDAMVATILGGIILGAIRAKGYTKTKEISEITVQAGLIAAVGLTIIYGGLAYLGATAGDLPMDISRSALIIQITNNLLGTLGQGLLGVAVGIACLTTAIGITATAGEFFSKSSSGKLSYKAAAITTALVSMGISNLGVDRIISLAEPILLILYPIIIVLVALTFLDKYVKSAAVYKSAVYCTLGISVLDVIGSFIIPIPIITPIIQGLPLTTQGLGWILPAILTGMTFYARDQYINHTRKKVEYIPN; from the coding sequence ATGACACAAAAAAGAAAAGATGTTTTGGTAGTGGGTTTTGCTTTGTTTGCCATGTTTTTTGGTGCAGGTAATTTGATTTTCCCCCCGGCATTAGGCCAAGGGGCAGGGGTACAGTTAGTTCCAGCGGTCCTTGGGTTTTTATTAACAGGAGTTGGGCTACCACTTTTAGGAATTATTGCAGTTTCAAAATCTGGCGGCGGTCTAGAAAGCTTAGCTTCTAAGACTAATAAAAAGTTTGGGAAATTTTTAACCTGTGCTGCGATTTTAACCCTAGGGCCATTAGTTGCTATACCGAGAACAAGTGCCACTACTTATGAAATGGCCATTGTTCCTTTTTTCCCTAATTTTAATCCTATTCTCTTTTCAGCCATATATTTTATTATTGTGTTGGTATTTGTATTAAGGCCTTCTTCCTTAATTGATAATATTGGAAAGGTCCTTACACCGATTCTTCTTTTAACCATGATTACCATTATTACAAAGGGTGTCTTTCAGCCCCAAGGAATGCTTACAACTACTGGGATAAATAGTCCTTTTTCAAATGGATTTTCAGAGGGCTACCAAACCATGGATGCCATGGTAGCCACTATTTTAGGAGGAATTATTTTAGGGGCCATTCGAGCCAAGGGATATACAAAAACCAAGGAAATCTCAGAAATTACTGTACAAGCTGGACTTATAGCAGCAGTAGGATTAACCATCATATATGGGGGGCTAGCTTATTTAGGAGCCACCGCTGGCGATTTGCCCATGGACATATCACGATCTGCATTAATTATCCAAATCACCAATAATCTTCTTGGGACCTTAGGTCAAGGTTTACTGGGGGTTGCTGTGGGAATTGCCTGCTTGACTACAGCCATTGGAATAACTGCCACCGCTGGAGAATTCTTTAGTAAGTCTTCTAGTGGAAAGTTAAGTTATAAAGCAGCTGCTATCACTACTGCCCTGGTAAGCATGGGAATATCCAACTTGGGAGTAGATAGAATCATCAGTTTAGCAGAACCAATTTTACTCATTCTTTACCCTATTATTATTGTACTAGTAGCCTTAACCTTTCTAGATAAGTATGTAAAAAGTGCAGCAGTATATAAAAGTGCTGTGTATTGCACCTTAGGGATTAGCGTACTTGATGTCATAGGAAGCTTTATCATCCCAATACCTATTATAACTCCAATAATTCAGGGACTTCCCTTGACTACTCAAGGTCTGGGATGGATTTTACCAGCAATCCTCACCGGTATGACCTTCTATGCAAGGGATCAATATATCAATCACACCAGAAAGAAAGTGGAATATATTCCAAACTAA
- a CDS encoding response regulator transcription factor, which yields MKIIIVDDDILVSSSLKTIIEATEGFEVLAIANSGEEAIKLYKEHQPDILLMDIRMGEMSGLEAAEKILATYAKAKILFLTTFADDEYIITALKIGAKGYILKQHYNSIIQALNAVYSGQSVFGEEIISKIPAVMSNQTDKNDYQSYGILDKEFEIITLVSKGLSNKEIGKELYLSEGTIRNYISVILDKLDLRDRTQLAIFYFNHLA from the coding sequence ATGAAGATAATAATTGTTGACGACGATATTTTAGTTTCATCATCGTTAAAAACCATCATAGAAGCAACCGAGGGTTTTGAAGTTTTAGCAATAGCCAATAGTGGTGAAGAAGCAATAAAACTATATAAAGAACACCAACCTGACATTTTATTGATGGACATAAGAATGGGTGAAATGAGTGGCCTAGAAGCTGCGGAGAAAATACTAGCCACTTATGCCAAGGCAAAAATACTTTTTTTAACCACATTTGCAGACGATGAATATATAATTACAGCCCTGAAAATAGGGGCTAAGGGCTATATCTTAAAACAGCATTATAATAGTATAATTCAGGCACTAAACGCTGTCTACTCTGGACAAAGTGTTTTTGGTGAAGAAATTATTAGTAAGATTCCAGCCGTTATGTCTAACCAAACAGACAAAAACGATTATCAAAGCTATGGCATTTTAGATAAGGAATTTGAAATAATCACTTTGGTTTCCAAGGGTCTTTCAAATAAGGAAATTGGAAAAGAACTGTATTTAAGTGAGGGAACCATAAGAAACTACATAAGTGTTATTTTAGATAAGCTTGACCTAAGAGATCGAACCCAACTTGCAATCTTTTACTTTAATCACTTAGCTTAA
- a CDS encoding endonuclease/exonuclease/phosphatase family protein has translation MKIATYNIWNSEKGMPERENQIINEINALDSDVIVLQEVKNEEFNENLLKSTSYKHYSFAQHEGRVVVAEPWKDREGLAVYSKYPITYTKYIEYALIVLVEQMGSSILFVNVHLPWDSVIVKEECIVNIIKEISTIQSDYRFILGDFNCSDTSSVHQFLKGDRSLNGAEVTPYWTDLAYVAEEFLGIKRELTLDLSTNPRWKGQSLTDVSTRVDCIFIHDCFPKPYPKLKDLLYFGKEVDEKSGMCASDHYGVFIDIQMPFEKL, from the coding sequence ATGAAGATAGCTACGTATAATATTTGGAACTCGGAAAAAGGAATGCCAGAAAGGGAAAATCAGATAATAAATGAAATAAATGCACTGGACTCAGATGTAATTGTGTTACAAGAAGTTAAAAACGAAGAATTCAACGAAAATTTATTAAAGTCTACTAGCTACAAACACTACTCTTTTGCACAACACGAAGGTAGAGTGGTTGTTGCTGAGCCATGGAAGGACAGAGAAGGTTTGGCTGTTTACAGTAAATATCCCATTACATACACTAAGTATATTGAATATGCACTTATTGTTCTTGTTGAGCAAATGGGTAGTTCGATTCTTTTTGTTAATGTTCATTTACCGTGGGATAGTGTGATTGTAAAGGAAGAATGTATAGTAAATATCATCAAAGAAATTTCGACTATCCAATCGGATTACAGATTTATTTTGGGGGATTTTAACTGTTCTGACACCTCCAGTGTACATCAATTTTTAAAGGGTGACAGAAGTTTAAATGGGGCAGAAGTTACCCCTTATTGGACCGACCTAGCTTATGTAGCCGAAGAGTTTTTGGGTATTAAGAGAGAGTTGACCTTGGATTTAAGCACCAACCCCCGTTGGAAGGGACAAAGTCTTACAGATGTAAGCACGAGAGTTGACTGTATTTTTATACATGACTGTTTCCCAAAACCATATCCGAAATTGAAAGATCTACTATATTTTGGAAAAGAGGTTGATGAAAAATCAGGCATGTGTGCCAGTGACCACTATGGAGTATTTATAGACATTCAAATGCCATTTGAGAAACTATAG
- a CDS encoding glutathione peroxidase encodes MSIYNYEVKDKDGKVVSLEQYKGKVLLIVNTATSCGFTPQYEGLQNLYSKYNDEGFEVLDFPCNQFGNQAPGSNEEIAEFCTLKYNTTFKTFAKIDVNGDNEEGLYTYLKKEKAGIFGPNVKWNFTKFLVDKEGKVVGRYAPTFKPDQIERYIQKFV; translated from the coding sequence ATGAGCATTTATAATTATGAAGTCAAGGACAAAGATGGTAAAGTAGTATCCTTAGAGCAATACAAAGGGAAAGTTTTGTTGATAGTCAATACGGCTACTAGTTGTGGCTTTACTCCTCAGTATGAAGGATTACAAAATCTATATAGTAAATATAATGATGAAGGATTTGAAGTCCTTGACTTTCCTTGCAACCAATTTGGCAATCAAGCTCCTGGATCCAATGAGGAAATAGCTGAGTTTTGTACTTTAAAATACAATACTACTTTTAAGACTTTTGCTAAAATAGATGTAAACGGAGATAATGAAGAAGGCTTATATACTTACTTAAAGAAAGAAAAGGCAGGTATATTTGGCCCCAATGTAAAATGGAACTTTACTAAATTTTTGGTTGATAAAGAAGGTAAAGTAGTAGGACGTTACGCACCTACCTTTAAGCCTGACCAGATTGAAAGATATATACAAAAGTTTGTTTAA
- a CDS encoding N-formylglutamate amidohydrolase produces MNVAKSTKPSNIIASIPHGSSSITSEMRSVMRDEVLLTNNDWFLNELFSFLNELNITTVSANYSRYLIDVNRDIGKKEIDGDYTDSLIYRKTTFGKEICTNVWTIENRPKGDSTPFGRFLVWNIFHFLSGVIDILIPCIEGHTGEDCW; encoded by the coding sequence GTGAATGTAGCAAAAAGTACTAAACCCTCAAATATAATAGCAAGTATTCCACATGGGTCTTCTAGTATAACTTCCGAGATGAGATCTGTTATGAGGGATGAAGTTCTACTTACAAACAATGACTGGTTTTTAAACGAGCTATTTAGTTTTCTTAACGAACTAAATATTACCACTGTATCTGCCAATTACAGTCGATATTTGATAGATGTAAACCGGGACATAGGGAAGAAGGAAATAGATGGTGATTATACTGATTCTTTGATATATCGCAAGACAACCTTTGGTAAAGAAATTTGTACAAATGTCTGGACCATAGAAAACCGCCCAAAGGGAGATTCAACTCCCTTTGGGCGGTTTTTAGTTTGGAATATATTCCACTTTCTTTCTGGTGTGATTGATATATTGATCCCTTGCATAGAAGGTCATACCGGTGAGGATTGCTGGTAA
- a CDS encoding ABC transporter permease, which produces MPKFTTLVGLELSKMFHKKRIVFGIGFMILIFTIMAYGSSRTYDNHWESQWHEENLRHNIEYLENQINDPNLPKEVKEDLQKEVDFMKYELEVGFEKAREVRLNRELEEAKESLANPDTPSENIPFLQKRIEVIEAQLEHGDSSHQVQKLHYEERLESVTLELTKDNSPEELSKLKSQEKELKLKIAATQPDNQFNSFFLLTMFFSTVGSLLLPLVIVLVASETISGEYSLGTIKLLLIKPFTRVKLYLSKYTALMIYGLFVFAVVSIIGYIIGGFFVGFGGANLTRVVGMEFTGNNMSGWFHDYSGAFLVTNFQYILIMLGLFLVLLTAIVAFSMLISVFTKSATISLVATMGLVIFGNILSALMRNFSASKYLLTTHINILNYLEGGLVVPGITLTFSVVVILVYTAICLVAGVYSFKRKDIV; this is translated from the coding sequence TTGCCTAAATTCACAACACTAGTAGGCTTAGAACTCTCTAAAATGTTTCACAAAAAAAGAATTGTTTTTGGCATAGGCTTCATGATATTGATCTTCACAATCATGGCGTATGGCTCAAGTAGAACTTATGACAATCACTGGGAAAGTCAATGGCATGAAGAAAACCTTCGACATAATATAGAATATCTCGAAAATCAGATAAATGACCCTAACTTACCTAAAGAGGTAAAAGAAGACTTGCAAAAAGAAGTAGATTTTATGAAATATGAACTAGAAGTGGGTTTTGAAAAAGCAAGGGAAGTTAGGTTAAATAGAGAATTAGAAGAAGCTAAAGAAAGCCTAGCAAATCCTGATACCCCCAGCGAGAACATTCCTTTTCTGCAAAAAAGGATAGAGGTTATAGAAGCACAACTAGAGCATGGGGACAGTTCACATCAAGTACAAAAACTACATTACGAAGAAAGACTAGAGTCAGTAACCTTAGAACTAACTAAGGATAACTCTCCAGAGGAACTATCTAAGCTGAAATCACAAGAGAAAGAGTTAAAGTTAAAAATAGCAGCAACTCAGCCAGATAATCAGTTCAATAGTTTCTTTCTCCTGACCATGTTCTTTAGCACAGTTGGAAGTCTCCTTTTACCCCTTGTTATAGTTTTAGTAGCATCAGAAACTATCTCAGGTGAGTACAGCTTAGGTACAATTAAACTTTTGCTTATAAAACCTTTCACCCGAGTTAAACTATACCTTTCTAAATACACGGCCTTAATGATATACGGTCTCTTTGTTTTTGCAGTTGTTAGCATTATAGGCTATATAATAGGTGGATTTTTCGTAGGATTTGGTGGGGCAAACCTAACACGGGTAGTTGGTATGGAATTTACCGGCAACAACATGAGCGGCTGGTTTCATGACTACTCTGGTGCATTCTTAGTAACAAACTTCCAATATATACTTATAATGTTAGGATTGTTCCTAGTGTTACTGACAGCGATAGTTGCTTTTAGTATGCTGATATCGGTATTCACTAAAAGTGCTACAATAAGCTTAGTAGCCACCATGGGGTTAGTAATTTTCGGCAACATCTTAAGTGCTTTAATGAGAAACTTCAGTGCATCTAAATACCTACTGACAACCCATATTAATATCCTAAACTACCTTGAAGGTGGCTTAGTGGTACCAGGTATAACACTGACGTTTTCAGTGGTAGTAATCTTAGTTTACACAGCCATATGCCTTGTAGCAGGTGTCTACAGCTTTAAAAGAAAAGATATAGTATAA
- a CDS encoding sensor histidine kinase, whose amino-acid sequence MGDILNRIIIFSALSGILLLTYNPYQGIIAMSIAIGISGFLEYFNNKKLAKVLFIAHLMIAALHPKFILFLPLTGYDLIKNNQQGLIFLAIIPYTLHFNETSPLTMGALMVISVIVYLLKIRSLNERKLREDYINQRDYLTELSISLEEKINELVIKQDIEVNLATLNERNRIAREIHDNVGHLLSSSILQIGAIMTVSKEEKTIKNLEIVKNTLNEGMNSIRQSLHDLHDHSIDLYGEINKILRNFTFCKVTLDYEITGEMPVKAKYAIIAIIKEALANVIKHSDGDRVFINLYEHPKLFQLIIHDNGKKKADLESFKGMGLESIKQRVASLNGIINFDQTKGFKIFISFMKP is encoded by the coding sequence ATGGGTGATATATTAAACAGAATAATTATCTTTTCTGCTTTATCTGGGATTCTTTTGCTCACATATAATCCTTACCAGGGAATTATAGCCATGTCAATAGCCATAGGCATAAGTGGATTTTTAGAATACTTTAATAATAAAAAATTAGCTAAGGTCTTGTTTATAGCTCATTTAATGATAGCAGCATTGCATCCTAAATTTATACTTTTTTTGCCTTTAACGGGTTATGATCTAATCAAAAATAATCAACAGGGGCTAATATTTTTAGCTATAATCCCTTATACACTACACTTTAATGAAACTTCACCACTTACCATGGGAGCTTTGATGGTGATTTCTGTTATCGTATATCTACTAAAAATACGGTCTCTAAATGAAAGGAAGCTTAGGGAAGATTACATAAACCAAAGGGACTACTTAACAGAGCTTTCCATTTCCCTTGAAGAAAAGATCAACGAGTTAGTTATCAAACAAGATATAGAAGTGAATCTGGCCACATTGAACGAAAGGAATAGAATTGCCAGGGAAATTCATGATAATGTTGGTCATCTACTTTCAAGTTCAATTTTGCAAATTGGAGCTATAATGACTGTAAGCAAAGAAGAGAAAACCATAAAAAATCTTGAAATAGTTAAAAACACCCTAAATGAAGGGATGAACTCTATAAGGCAAAGTCTTCACGATCTACATGACCATTCCATTGACCTTTATGGTGAGATCAATAAAATTCTCAGAAACTTTACCTTTTGTAAAGTAACACTGGATTATGAAATTACTGGTGAGATGCCTGTTAAGGCAAAATACGCAATTATAGCTATTATCAAAGAGGCCCTAGCAAATGTTATTAAACATTCAGATGGTGACCGTGTATTTATAAATCTGTACGAACACCCGAAGCTTTTTCAGCTTATTATACATGATAATGGAAAGAAAAAGGCAGATTTAGAGAGCTTTAAAGGAATGGGACTTGAGAGTATAAAACAAAGGGTTGCATCATTAAATGGAATCATCAATTTTGATCAAACCAAGGGGTTTAAGATATTTATCTCGTTTATGAAGCCTTAG
- a CDS encoding NUDIX domain-containing protein yields the protein MKNINDLKAGVAVVIFNNQKQVLLQKRSDVGLWGIPSGHVEIGETVSQAAIREVKEETNLDISIKKIIGVYSDPNSQVFEYPNGKVTHFITTCFLAEVTGGELKCNSKESLDIRFFEHDNLPQDLLKMNPRWLKDALSNRKSAFIR from the coding sequence ATGAAAAATATTAATGATTTAAAAGCTGGTGTAGCAGTTGTTATTTTTAACAATCAAAAGCAAGTATTACTACAAAAAAGGTCTGATGTAGGACTTTGGGGTATCCCTTCAGGGCATGTGGAAATAGGCGAAACAGTTTCTCAGGCAGCTATTAGGGAAGTGAAAGAAGAAACCAATTTGGATATAAGTATAAAAAAAATAATAGGTGTATACTCTGACCCTAATTCACAGGTATTTGAATATCCCAATGGCAAAGTGACACACTTTATAACAACTTGTTTTCTTGCTGAAGTTACAGGCGGAGAACTTAAGTGTAATTCAAAGGAGTCATTAGATATAAGGTTCTTTGAACATGATAATTTACCCCAAGACTTATTGAAAATGAATCCGAGATGGTTAAAAGACGCTTTATCAAATAGAAAATCAGCATTTATTCGGTAA